agtTTTAAGCTTTTCCACCTCGCTTTTTTGCTCCatcttttttctctgtgtgtcacaCAGGATGTGGAGCGTCATCGGGTGGAGTCTCCTCTGCTGCAGTGGATCGGCGACAGCGCCGTCCCGTGCACGCCGGACGGCCCAAAGCAGAGAGTCCGAAAGAGGTCCTCTCGGTGCGTGTTCGATTCCCCGACCCGGATGCTGTGGAATACATCAGCGGTAGACTCCCCGATTGAAGctttcttcttcgttggtgtCCTCCCTGCAGGCAGAGCAGCGTGGACGACCTCCTCAAACTGGCCCGGCAGTTCGACCAGAACATGCAGCAGGACCGGGAGACCTCGGCGCAGCCGGGCCGACTTGCGGACGCTCCGGAAACCAAACCGATGGACACGCGGCTCCCCGGCAACGCAGAGGACCCTGAGCGCCCCCTTTCGTCCGATCCGGTGGAGGCGGAGTTGAACGCTCTGTTTGACTGCTCCACCCAGAGGGTCAGCGGCGGGCTCAGCCAGAGCCCCTCGGCCTCCGCCGATCGCCGGCCGCCGGAGGTCCGGTCGGCGGTCGGCGACGACGACTTCGATGACGACTGGGAGGACGACGACCTCCTCCAGGACTGCTTTGAGCTGGCGATGACCCACGATGTCGAGCGCGAGGGCCTCCAGGAAACGGCCCCCCGTCCAAACCCCGAGACGAAGCCTGCAGCGTTCGCTTCGGTCCTCCGGCCCCCGAGCTGCAGTGCACTCTGGGAGCTGTGTCCGACGCCAAAGACCTCCAACAGGAGCACTTTCAAATTGGAGCCCCACCCCCACTTCCGGACGGCGCAGGTTTCCGGCTCCACCCCGCCCTCAGCGAGGACGTCCGAGCAGACGCCGTCCGTCCCGATCCCGGAGGCCGTCGCGGCGGACAGCTTGTGGGACGACGGCGTGGACGACGCGCTGCTCTGCCAGGTGTGCGACCGCGTGGAGCGGACCTCCGGCAGCCAGCCGCCGCCGTGCCGGAGCCCGGCCGGCGCAGAGCCCCCCGCGCGCTCCTTCGTCCGCTCAAACTCGTTGCCGGGGAGCGGCGGGGAACCTGGGAACTACCGAGGGTGGGATGTTCCCTTGATGGGCGCCGACAGCCGGTCGGCGGTCTCTCGGAGCCTCCCGGGGGGGCGCGCTGGCCTGGGCTCGTTCAACCAGTGCGGGGACGCTTCTGGAGCCCCCCGGGCAGAGAACTCCAAGTCCCGCCCCCCGGCCTTCAAGAGGAACGTGTCGGACTCGGCAGCCACGAGCAGCAAAGGTGGGAGGAGTCACATCCAACTAAAGTGAAGTGTTCAGTGAGAAATATTCATGTAGATGACGAATGCTTagaatttattatatttatttataaaacacCGGTTCCAGTTAAAGTAGCAAAATGTTTGCCAAAAccaaatgtccccccccccccttctagtTTTTGTCACGAGCCAGACGCTGTCGAAGTGCACGGCGGCAGAGATCGggaggaagaagcaggaggCGTTGGCCCGGAGGCGACTCCGCATGCAGAACGCTCCGTAGTATCAGAGGAGCATCAGAGGAGCATCGGAGGAGCATCAGAGGAGCATCGGAGGAGCATCGGAGGAGCATCAGAAGAGACCTTCATAAAAGACTCCCAAACAGCAGCTGTGCCTCGTCCTCGCCGACGAGCTTTTGATCAGCAGTTCTTAGTTATTGTTTCAGTGTTACAGACGTGAAGGAGCTGCtgcgtgtttgtttcctttaGAAGATGCTGTGAAATGGTTGTAAACGCTGAGTCATCATTTCAGCGCGCTGCACACGTTCTGTTAGTGGTCAAATGGTCAGTGCCGTACAGATTATGTGCCTTTAACTCCTCCTGATGAGGAGAACACAACTGTTGTATTTTTAGTATAGAgacaagacacaaacacaacagacacTTTTGGTTTTGGGACCAAACAGGACGGACGTCACAGTTTTCTTCATCCTCGTCACACAAGTGTCTAAACACTAAagtttcatgttcatttctttcatgtgtcCTACAAGACACTTGTGCCTTATTGTCTCTACCAACGTTCTCCTAATGTGTCCGTCATGAAGTGATGGCTGATCTGATACTGTGAATAAAGTGCTGCAGACGCACCTGGTGGGGCAGTTATTTCCCTCCTCGTGGCTGTGGGgagaggaacaggaagtgactcCCCCTTCACTGCTAAcaacagtcatgtgacctcGGTGCAGCTGTCTCCACGCCGCACATCTGCAGCTTTAAAGGACTCGCTGGAGGCGTctccctcctgcttctccttcgGCTCCGCCCCTTTGCATCAagcaggaggtggtggaggcgaCCAGGTGGAgccgaggtggtggtggtggaggcgacCAGGTGGAGCTTAGGTGGTGGAGGCGACCAGGTGGAGCTTAGGTGGTGGAGGCGACCAGGTGGAaccgaggtggtggtggtggaagcGACCAGGTGGGgccgaggtggtggtggtggaggcgaccaggtggagctgaggtggtggtggtggaggcgaccaggtggagctgaggtggtggtggtggaagcGACCGGGTGGAgccgaggtggtggtggtggaggagacagggTGGAgccgaggtggtggtggtggaggcgaccaggtggagctgaggtggtggtggtggaggagacagggTGGAgccgaggtggtggtggtggaggcgacCGGAGGAgctgaggtggtggtggtggaagcGACCGGGTGGAgccgaggtggtggtggtggaggagacgggGTGGAgccgaggtggtggtggtggaggcgaccaggtggagctgaggtggtggtggtggaagcGACCGGGTGGAgccgaggtggtggtggtggaggagacagggTGGAgccgaggtggtggtggtggaggcgaccaggtggagctgaggtggtggtggtggaagcGACCGGGTGGAgccgaggtggtggtggtggaggagacagggTGGAgccgaggtggtggtggtggaggcgaccaggtggagctgaggtggtggtggtggaagcGACCGGGTGgagctgtggtggtggtggaggcgaggtggtggtggtggagccgaGGTGGTGGAGGCGACGTCAGCAAATAATCCCTAAAGTCTCTTTCATCGTTGCGCCTCGATGGATCATTACTGTTATTAGACATGAGGGATTATTTTAATGTGGGAGCTAATTCGTCCTTCTGGCTCCGTTATCGCTCCACTCACctgcgggggggagggtggagggggaggtggggagggggggtcacaatGTTCCTCTTTGTGGAGAATTCCTCAGCCTGTGAGctcctgtgtgtgagtcagtgatCTGCAGGTGTGTATATTTGAgtatttatcccccccccccccccatccagtcGCTGTTTTTCACGGCGATGGTCATGATGATGGCGAGTATTTGTCCCGCGCGGGGATGAAGGCCTCGGCTCGAGCCAACAGGTGTCGAGCAGCTACAATATCGCGCTTGCTGAAGGATTCCCCGTAATGTcgaccacgggggggggggggggggcagaagaatGGCTCGTTTCAGCGGCGCACACGGAGCCATTTGTGATGATTGGACGGGACGAAGCGCCACAACGTCCTctttgtggaggggggggggggatttatggCCGTTAGTCAGGCACATGGCAGTAATGGCCAGCGTGGCGATTATGTTACCATGGCACCCGATTAAACTCTCTATTCTTGTGTGAATGTTTTCCttcgggggggggcagcttgaTACTGATGTGTGGAGACATTAATTGCAGCGTGGTAGCAATTAGGAAAAGGAGTGTTTGATGGACGGATTCCTGTGGTGAAGTCTGAGGGAAAGTTTGTTACAAACCAAAGCGACATTTACTGATTATTACCGAGCAGTAAATTCACTAATGTGTGGAGCAGGTCGGCTTAAGGTGACGGTTATTAACCTTTACTGCTCACGTTCTGTGAGAGATAGTTACATCATGCTGGGCTCTCAGTGGCCATGATGTCAAATGGTACTTGGAGTCGGATGTAAAGTCACCAGAACAATAAAGAGAGTAAAGTCGGCCTTTAAGATGAAGAGTAAGTGGATTCATTCCTGCAGCCGCGACGATGCAAACTGAGCCGGAGAACCACACCTTTCTACAGCTACGAGCTGGAGCCCCCAGGTGAAACCTTTCTGCCCCCAGACTCGTCCCAGgccagatgggggggggggctgaaggctGGAAGGGCACCAGCAGGCTGGATTACATCGTGCCCCGTTCCCCCGACATCGGCCCCAAGAACAGCAAACACACGTCCGCCTTCTCCGAGCGTCTGGAAACACGAGCCGAGGTAGAGAGCggctctcagccaatcagagacgaGCTAGCAGCTCCCCGTGTGCCACTAATGCACATCGCACATGCGGCGgattctctttcttcttctctgtttgtgtatctttgtccacacacacacacacacacacggcctgtCAGCAGCGTAAATGACCTGTGAAGAGTTTCACGGTTCGCGTCATTAGGCAGCTTTAGATTTGTTTCAACAGCGCTTTACCTGAGGGCTCCTTTCATGGGCCCCCAGGTGTGACGCCCTTCCccacaaagggggggggggggggggggggcgggggcagtgATGAAAACCCCATGAGCGTGATGGGGCAAGGCTTAAGTGTGTAGCTGCCAGAGCCTGTTGACAAAGATCTCAAAGAACACGTTGCAGGTTGTTCGGGTTTCAAAGGAAGAGTTTTTACTACTTTCTCTCGGCACATAAAAGCTTTTCACGTATTATTTATTCCCTGATGAAAAGACTGTTAAAATGTCTGCAGCTcctaaaatatacatttgagTAAACGTGTTGGACGTCTTATTAATGATATAAATATGAACAAAGCTTCCGTTACAGTTCACCAGtcacaaaaacaccaacgaACTGATGGATGGAGGTGGACCTGAAGCTCCGAGAGAGCAGAGATAACAGCTTCATTTACCCTTAAAACATCTGACGTGCAGGAATTGTAGTAATTACAGCTTGGACTGGTACACATAATTCTTCTGAGTGGTTTCCATGAGGTTCCACGACCCAAAACCACTTTGAACCCGCCGCCACGCGTCTGTCCAGAACTTtattcctcttttctcctctagTCTCCGGCATGACGTGCAGAATGcttctgatgtgtaaaaaaaactactATATCTCCAACTTTGCAAGTCTGAAAGTGTTTATTTTGatcccccccaaacccccccgagGCAGACGTGACCTGACATCCGAGTAATTTACAGCGAGTTGATCAGCGGAATACTTTTCTAGGAAATAAGTCACTTGAAGGTCGGCGTCACCCAGACGTAGCGGCGataaggagggaggaggtgtctTGTTATTATAATCAGAATCAGCGCTCTGGAATGGAAGGAGGCACAGAAGGATTTAtaactcccccccacccccccccgacctgcTCGCAATCAACTCCGCTCTACAAAAGCCGGCGTTCTGtacgcccctcccccccccccagacgagCCTCTCGCACACGGCCGGCGAACTGCTCCGCCGCCACATTCCTCCGGCCGGCATCTGCCAACACCTTCAAGCTAAAACGGCTGCGcccccctcgccgcccccccctgtgAGAGTCAGCGTGGGCTGTAACGGCCTGTCGACAGGTTTAGCCTGAGCTAATTGTGTTGCTGGGTTCCACAGCGAGGTGCCAAATCTTCCcctgaggaagagaaggagcagcagggaAGCTAGCTAATAGCTAGCTATTAGCTCGCTAACACGCTCTTTACGTCGGCCGGGTGTTGTGAGAAAAGTTGGGTGGAGGGCTAATTGTGTTAGCACAACACGGACGCAGAGGTCATCACAAGGGTCAGCTTGGTGTTAGCAGGGCCCGCTGAGCGCCGCTAGCTTCCCGGAGCCGCGTGTCTCCAGTTAAGATGGCCCCCGCTGTGCAGACACACGATtcgtcctttttgttttaaaaggggAGCAGGACTGAATGAGAGGAGCTCCAGCTGCCAgactaacacacgcacacacacgcacacaaacgcacacacacaaacgcgccgCCGCGCGGCAGATTGTCGCAGAGCGCCGGGAGGAGGTCACAGGGCCCCGTGATGATGGTCCGTCCCCCCATCATCTGGCTCTCATTGCACAACGCAACAAATCTGCAAGTTGTTACTCTTCAGATTCTCTATTTCATGGAGCTGCAGTTtctgtttgtcctttttctgTTTAGTCACGGCAACGAGTGACTACACACTCGCTCAAAACAAAACCCTTCTGCGGTTAGGCTTTCCTGAccaggggggggcggctgacTGAAGGTGTGAACTCGCTCAGGCCTCAGTCCACTCGTGTTTTAACTACAAGTTACAGATTTAAACAGAAATGCGTCCTTATGTTCAGGGAAAACCTTCATGTTTGTGTCGTGAAATAAATACCCGATGGAAAGGAGACGTGATCTGTTTCTCTCATTGAGAGGATCGCCGTGCCGTCTGTGGGAACCTCAGTGGACGGGCCTGGAACCCTAGAACAAAGCGCTGGTCCCGGTCCAGAGCCCTCAGCtcagtcccgcccccccccccccccccccccggcctgcaCAAAGAGCCTCGTACGGACCGCCATGCACGCTAGTGACAACGTAACCCTTGTTCACTAAtgtgcattttttcttcttcttcttctgctcacaAACCCGGCGGATGCCAGGTGGAGCAGCGGAGGAGGCGGATGCCAGGTGGAGCAGCGGAGGAGGCGGATGCCAGGTGGAGCAGCGGAGGAGGCGGATGCCAGGTGGAGCAGCGGAGGAGGCGGATGCCAGGTGGAGCGGCGTTCTCCTGGAAGGCAGAAGAGGGACTCCCCAGTCAAATTACTGGAGCTGTTTTCCAAATGCAAATGTGTGGTATCGGATCAACAAAGCAACTAAAGACGCGAACGGAGCGGCTCGTTTAAGCACCTGTTGGGACGCCGaaagaaatgaaacatttcCATCAAGGCCTCGACTCCgctgagagacaaacacacacttgtatGTTTGATTCAGGCTTTTCTTCTCTTGGTGGGTTGTGATCAGGAGCCGGAGCGCTTCAGGCAGCGACAGAATTCCACCCggaaaatgctttttattgGCGGGTGAGTCtgtcgcgccccccccccccccccacacccggaGAAGAGGAGTTTGGTTTGGTTTCCTTCAATGTAGTGAGTGTCAGAGCGATTATTTTACTTAATATTAATACTGTAGTATCACCAGATGCACTGCATTGGTTTGGGGGGGGACTTGGGTTCAGGGTCAACATCTCACAGATAAAAGAGCGATGGTTTGATCGCCATGACTACGACCACTCATCACCATGACCACCGCCCTTCGTGTGTGTCTTCTATGGTTGTGTGAGTTGTGTTAGCCTCGGGTCCATGCACAGATGTGTGTTATTATTAGCAATAAGACCCTGTTTGAGGGTAAACAGGTCCGATTGCTGCGTTTCACACGCGtgaacacactgacacacaacacGTGACCCCTTGTTGGTTTTGTCTATCAATGGTGTTGAACATGTCACGCATGCCACCTTGACATATCAGGAATGTTTACATGATGCTAACCCCCccgcccaacacacacacacacacacacacacacacacacacacaccactaaaGGTTACCAGGCCTTTTTTAATCTACATGTGAAATGTGTACGCGGCTTCTTCTGTCTAGTCAGCGAACGGCCGATCGCCCCCCTGATTTAGAGAGCCGCACTTTATTGATTGAATGAGATTCAgtctggaacacacacacacacacacacacacacacacacactggtttgtccaagaggagggagggatgagtgTCAGGCCTGCGTGATGGGCAAACATCAATCATTGCTTGTCAGCCTCGCCTTTTTGCCTCCACCCaaaccgcccccaccccccccttctcttctcctgcctCACTGATCAGCCTTTGTTTTGAATGGCATAatggcgtgtgtgcgtgtgtgtgtaagtgtgtgtgtgtgtgtgtgtgtgtgtgtgactctccAGGACCACATGATAATAACagttttctcttattttcaCAGCATTCATTTCATAGTGAATCCTGAAACATCTTGATTCACATCTGGATTAAATACAGAGATGCAgattgctgctgtttttttcttttcaaatacaACGTTTctcatgaataataataataataagaatgaAGAGATGTATATTTTCTGCATGTGGATGGATGGTTGCTTCTCTCTCGTCTCGTCCAGCTGATTCTCCTCGAGCTTTCGTGCTTCAGATTTCGGAGAAACCCGAGGATGAGAAGACATCCGGAACTAATAGACTTTCCCAAAAAAACTCCAGCTCAGACTACGACGATTTATGAATCGTCCCGGGACGAGCGCTGCGTCTGTTTGTCGGGAGGCACAGATTtctcctttttccctttttggagGAACGGATTTGGCCGTGGACCAATCACTGGGAGCGTGTTCTCTTCATGTGCAGCCAAAAGCTACAGCGAGCTTCTCTCCCCGACTCTATTTGTTATTACGCTTTGTTTGGTGCGGAGAAAGCCCCAGTGTGTCCTATTTGTAATGGGTGCCAAGGGCCGGGGGAGACGTGTTTTCAATTACCACTTGGTAGAATGACTGATGGTAAGACAATCAAGCtgcgctgtgtgcgtgtgtgtgtgtctgtgtgtgtgcgcacgcctTGCATCTGTGTTTTATGTGATCTGTGCTCTGATTTTTCACATATTCATTTTTGTAGCTTTGGAGCCGACTGAAGTGGGAGATTCCTCCAGCCAAAACACAAAGcaccaacaaaaagaagaaagaattaTCGCTTTAATCTATTTAATTCCTTAATGGTCCCCGtggaccccacccaccccccccccccccccccaaaacaagcATCCGCCTCTGCAACCCGGTCGCACAGCAGAACGTGTAAagctacgttgtggaccaacgtggtattctcacgcttttggggagaaataCGTTTGATTTGCAACTAGGTGACgtcaactttccctcagctaaaaaaaagtgaaaaacacaatattttaagaaagcatcagaatttgaatgcatttcgatggcattggttatattttcataatcttctatcagagaatgtagaagaccttcgtTTATTAgcttctagtgacgtagttgcaaggcgatgtaaatgaatgggacAAAATGAAACGTAGTATTAACGaacgattttggggagaaaagcGTGAGAAtcccacgttccacaacgtagaaTTACACGTTTCACTGAGAGATCAAAAGGCAGCAGAAACTCTTTGAAGGATCTGGaaccaaataaaatgacaaGAAAAGATACAGAAGTCCTGGTGGTCGCTTCTGATTGtcctactgcccccccccacccccgccctaACCATGAATGATCCATATCAGGTGGTGTCGTTTCAAACCAGTCACAACTCCGAGGTGTGAAACATGAATTATGAATTATCTCAGCTCAGGTTTCTTAAGAAATGTTACGGCAAACAAGAAAGAAATCAGCTAATTAAAGAGCATCACACCCAGAAACGCTTCCAaaccaaacgcacacagactcacgagcacacacacactgcggtaGAGAGAAGACGTATTACAGCAGCATATTGTATATTTATGAGGCCACGTAATGCATCACATTTACTCcatattcatttgaaatattaaagACCTTCATGTGCGCCTCTCTGCAGGGTGACGACACAATGTGGAACACAACCTTTAGGGAGTgcaaatggaaataaaaggagAACTTGTAGAAGAGCAGCACATTAGAAGACATTATAACATGAGATAGAAGTTAAGGCAGTACGACATACTTCATCATCAAACCACAAAAGACTCCCAGAAGTGTGAGTGTTACACCTGTGACATTCAGACACACATAGATCCCTCATACCAAAGATCCATCATACCATAGATCCCTCATACCATAGATCCCTCATACCAAAGATCCATCACACCATAGATCCATCATACCAAAGATCCCCCATACCATAGATCCCCCATACCATAGATCCCTCATACCATAGATCCCTCATACCATAGATCCCTCATACCATAGATCCCCCATACCAAAGATTCCCCATACCATAGATCCCTCATACCAAAGATCCATCATACCATAGATCCCTCATACCATAGATCCCCCATACCAAAGATTCCCCATACCATAGATCAATCATACCATAGATCCATCATATCAAAGATCCATCACACCATAGATCCATCATACCAAAGATCCCCCATACCATAGATCCATCATACCAAAGATCCCTCATACCAAAGATCCATCATACCATAGATCCCTCATACCATAGATCCCTCATACCATAGATCCCTCATACCATAGATCAATCATATAATAGATCCATCATACCAAAGATCCATCATACCATAGATCCCTCATACCATAGATCCCTCATACCATAGATCAATCATATAATAGATCCATCATACCAAAGATCCATCATACCATAGATCCCTCATACCAAAGATCCATCATATCATAGATCCATCATACCATAGATCCCTCATACCAAAGATCCCTCATACCATAGATCCATCATACCAAAGATTCCTCATATCATAGATCCCTCATACCATAGATCCATCATACCATAGATCCATCATATCATAGATCCATCATACCATAGATCCCTCATACCAAAGATCCCTCATACCATAGATCCATCATACCAAAGATTCCTCATATCATAGATCCCTCATACCATAGATCCATCATACCATAGATCCATCATATCATAGATCCATCATACCATAGATCCCTCATACCAAAGATCCATCATACCAATGCTCCATCATATCATAGATCCATGAGCATTCAGAAGTCAGTATTTCCTCTGGAACTACAACAGTGACCTCTAGTGAGCCGGCTGgacgctcctcctgcagcctcatGAAGCTGTGAAGATGCCTTCAACCCATCCTGCTTTGTTCCACCAACGTGTTCACAAACCTCCTTCAGAAGACCTACGTCATTCACAGGAGCATCTTCTAAATAGTTGAACGCAGGCTGATGAGTGCAGACAATCAGAGGAAGGTGAGCTTTTATTAAGTAGTGAAAGTCATGTTTAACCTCTTAAATGATCGATATATATAATGAAATATGTTGATTACAGTCTAATGATCCATAACAAAGAAAGTCCTCAAGTTCATCAAGAAATGTTTTCAaccctttgtgtgtttggtgcATGTCGAGGACAACAAGTGCTAGCGCTAGCACTAGCTAGCACCACAGAGCTGCCacctctcacggtttcgccgtgtgacacacgctttaaACACGCTTTAAACACGCCTTTGCATGTTTAAAATTCAGCCCGAAGGAACAACAAGTTAACATGTGGGATGAACATGATGAACATGAGTAAAAGCCGAGATGAACCTGCTCCATCTCCGCCTCCTCGTTTTGTACCCGACGCGAGCAGAGAAGGTCCCTTCCATCCATCTCAGAACCAGAACTGACCCTGGATCAGTgactgaagcccccccccctccgccccccgccTCCCCGACCGAGGCCACATTCCTCAAACGCGTCACTCAAAGACCACAACAAACCCGTCTCTGTCGGCCGGTGATTGATGACACACAGGTATTTCATTCACCCCCCCATCCTGTTTTAGTGTTACCGTGACGACCAGGTGTACACAGAGCCCATCAGgagggcggggggtgggggggacgggggggtatTGAGTTTCCCAACCTTGATCCCAGAGGAAGAGAAGCAACACGGCAGAGGTCACTGTGGAGGTCGAACAAACAGTCATAGCCGTTATCTCAGATAAGAGCTGGGAATCATCTGGAtgcttcctgccccccccccgggggtcaATAAAGGTTTGTAAAGAGTTGTTTAAGGTTTAATAATTTGCCATTGGAGCATTTTTAGAGGAGCTAAGCTCAGCAAAGTGTCGTCAGACTGGGAAAAGCCGAGCACACATCACTTATCCACATaaataaagcccccccccccactctaaTGCACCCCCACTCACATTAAGCACACTCATTTAATGGATAAAGCTAGTTGGTAAAGTGCACCATTAAGACGGGCGGGAGGCTGAGCATAACAAAGCTCTGATGCAATATTCATGCCCTCTCATTCTGCACTAATGCTGTTTTCCTGCGTTCGCCCCACTTCACCCCCCCGGGGGTCATCGGCTCCTTCAGAGAGGGGAGCAGGTGAGACGGACACCTGGCAATCAAACTTCAGAATGCTCCTTGACGGATACAGAAGCCGTTACACAGCTTCTAATGAAGTGTGAAGAATCCCACAGATGTTTGCTGAACGAGAACCTGAAGGTTCGTTGTCACAGAAGTTCAGTCATTTGTCTCCGAAGCCGTAAAGATGTTCATCTAGACAACAAATACAAGCTTAGCTCTTCAGAGGGAAGCATTTTAAAACATAAGAATAAagaacgaagaagaagaagaagaagaagaagcacatGCGCCTGGACCCTCGTGGAAACAAAGGCCCTCCAGTGAGATCTGCAGCTAATGAAGCACTCAGCGTATTTTATCCCTCATCTGCGGTGAAATAAATGCATATATGAGAATATCCTCATCCAGACATGAAGAATTCACCTCAACAAGGCTCCTCAGGCACCCGGACAGAAGCCCCCCTGCACACTGTGAGACGAGTAAACACCAACATGGGGGGGGTTCTCTCACACAGCGTCCTCTTTGTCCGCTTCACGTGTCACTATCGACCCCCCCGCTGTGAAACAGCGCTCCTTTATATCCGCAGGTGCTGTCTGTTGGTAACACGCAGgtaggggaggagggggggcgaccTGCGGCAGCCGGGCCGACGACGCAGAAGAGACACGACGCCATCAGGAGGAAACGGTCTGAATCACCAGAAGACTCAAAGTCGCTGCTTCCGCTTTTTCCAGCCGGAGCAAAGTTTCGAGCTCAGTGATGAAAACCCCTCCGGCCCCCAGTCTGCTGCTCcgccaccggggggggggggttctctccGACAGcttgccccccacccctctgagGGGCTTGTGCACCGCTGCTAGGTGTAGCGGCAGGTGTCGGTGCCCCCTCTGCCCCGGAAGCCACTCGGGGGCAAAATGCTCGAGCAGCCGAATCGAGCATTTTGAGTGCGAGAAACTTTTTCCTACATCGAGACGCCGGAAGGAAAAGTGAGCGAGGATCATTAAAAGGCCGTCAGGGTCGATGAGGAGCACGATATCACACAGAATTTAAATCCAAATAACTTTCACGCTGCAATGATCCTTACAAAAACGTTTAAAAGCCTCGTAACTTTTGCTTTTAGGGGCGGTTTGTGACAAAAGTcacaaatggggaaaaaaaatccttctTCGTGAGAAACGTTGTTGCTGTTTGTCTCATTTCAGACTCACAACACAACGACAGCGTAGCATTAGCGGTGCTAGCGGCTAGCTGGCCGGGTGAATCTGTGAGCGCCCCGTTGACCGCGTGTTGCGTGCGTTGAACTGAGGGAGAATTCCTGCGCTTTGATTATCGGCGGCGATCAAAGCGTTTTGATTGATCAGAGAGCCTCGATCCACGAAACGTGCAGCCAATCAACGAGGTCAGCGCTGCAGCCCAACGCATCCATCACGGGGAAACTGGATCTGCAGCGGGGGGCCCTCTgggctgaccccccccccacacacacacacacacacagatcggtCCGTCGCTAGCAC
This portion of the Gasterosteus aculeatus chromosome 6, fGasAcu3.hap1.1, whole genome shotgun sequence genome encodes:
- the LOC144409450 gene encoding uncharacterized protein LOC144409450 — protein: MSGRGTRLGPAAAPEFTELWRSVCALKPHINNNNNNNNNNNNNTNTSSTDGTAGGRHMAMRTDLQSPKHRGSAGFNYGDSPSDVEPTQDIFWDPVSPGAGLRNNGVVEISDIVNRIAPKDVERHRVESPLLQWIGDSAVPCTPDGPKQRVRKRSSRQSSVDDLLKLARQFDQNMQQDRETSAQPGRLADAPETKPMDTRLPGNAEDPERPLSSDPVEAELNALFDCSTQRVSGGLSQSPSASADRRPPEVRSAVGDDDFDDDWEDDDLLQDCFELAMTHDVEREGLQETAPRPNPETKPAAFASVLRPPSCSALWELCPTPKTSNRSTFKLEPHPHFRTAQVSGSTPPSARTSEQTPSVPIPEAVAADSLWDDGVDDALLCQVCDRVERTSGSQPPPCRSPAGAEPPARSFVRSNSLPGSGGEPGNYRGWDVPLMGADSRSAVSRSLPGGRAGLGSFNQCGDASGAPRAENSKSRPPAFKRNVSDSAATSSKVFVTSQTLSKCTAAEIGRKKQEALARRRLRMQNAP